In the genome of Clostridia bacterium, the window TGTGATTACAGGTATTTTCTTGTCGTTAGCTGCTTTTACTGCGTTTCCAACTGCATCAGAATCAGTCGGGTTGATAAGTATAACAGCTACATTCTTTGTTATTAGGTCTTCTACATTTGACATTTCCTTTGCAGGGTCATTCTGTGAATCCAATACTACCAGCTCGTAGCCAAGCTCTTTTGCCTTTGCTTCTGCTCCTTCCTTCAAAGAAACGAAGAATGGATTGTTAAGTGTTGAAATTACCAAACCGATTTTTTTAGCTTCTTCCTTCTGTGGCTCCGGTTGAGTAGTGCTTGGTGCTGAACAGCCTACAAACAGGCCTGCTACCATGATTACTACCAATGTAATGACTAATAACTTTTTCATTAATACCCCTCCATTAATTTGGTTTATAATTTATGTGCTAAATTTGCACATTAAATCCAACTCTATCTTTTTTGTTTGCGATCCAGTAAAACTGCTATTAATATTACAAGTCCTTTCAGCAGCAGCTGATAGTAAGAGGATACATCCATAAGATTTAGCGCATTGTTTAAAACACCTATTATCAAAGCACCAATAATTGTACCGAATATACCTCCGATACCACCCGCTAAGCTGGTGCCACCCAATACTACAGCCGCAATAGCATCCAGCTCATATCCTGAACCTGCCTGTGGCTGAGCTGATGATAGTCTTGCAGTAATGATGATTCCGGCTAAGGCTGCCAAAAATCCTGATATCGTATATATCAAAATTTTAATTCTATCGGTATTTATGCCTGAATATATCGTTGCTTCCTCATTGCAGCCCAGTGAATACACATATCTGCCTGTTCTGGTATGTCTTAAAATGTAGTAAGCTAATCCAAATACAAATGCCATAATATATATTGGTAATGGAATTCCTAAAAAGTAACCTGCACCAATATTTGCAAAAGCTGCTGCATTGGCTGAACTTCCTGCACTGATTGGCTTTCCGCTTGTAAAGACTAAGGTATAACCTCTAATAAGAGTCATAACCCCTAATGTAGCAATAAAGGGCTGTATTTTACCCTTGCTTATTATCAGGCCGTTGAAAGCTCCTATACCTGCTCCTACGGCTAAAGCTGCTATGAATGCCAAATACACATTAGTCCCCTGAGCAATCATTGCAGCCGCTGCAGCACCGGATATAGCCAGTGTTGAGCCTACAGACAAGTCAATACCGCCTGTAAGTATTACAAAGGTCATTCCGGCAGCAATAATAGAATTAATTGATGTTTGTCTTAAAATATTCAATATATTGCTGACTGTTAAAAATCTTGGATTAAGAAATGCTATAACTATGCAAGATACAACTAGTAGAACCAAGGACTTGTTTTTTATTAAAAAGTCTTTTAAGTATGTTTTCACATTTCCACCTCCCTATGACCTACTGCCAGACGCATAATGCTCTCTTGATTTGCATTTTCGTGTTCCAGGCATCCTGTAATTCTTCCTTCATGCATCACCATGACTCTGTCGCTCATGCCTAGTATTTCCGGTATCTCTGAGGATATCATCAATATACTCATGCCTGCTTTCTTAAACTGATTTATAATATCATAGATTTCCTTCTTTGCCCCTACGTCTACACCTCTGGTAGGCTCATCCAATATCAAAATTTTTGGGCTTGTCATCAAGCTCTTTGAAAGAGATACCTTCTGCTGATTTCCTCCACTTAGGTTTTTTACCAGCTGCTTAACTCCTGAGGTTTTGATTGACATTCCTTTAATGGATTCCAAGGCAGCAGCTTCTTCCTTCTTTTTATCGATTATTCCAAACATGCCTGACAACTTCTGCAAAACAGATAAGCTGATATTCTCCTTGATGTTCAAACCAAGTACAACACCATTTCCCTTACGATCCTCCGATACATAGGATATTCCATTCTTAATCGCCTGTCCGGGAGATTTTATATGAACAGCTTTTCCCTGCACAATAATTTCTCCGCTGTCCTCATCCAATACTCCATAAATCGTACGGGCCAGCTCGGTTCTGCCTGAACCCATCAAGCCTGCCAAGCCTACGATTTCACCGCTTCTCAGTGAAAAGCTGATATCCTTTACATAGGAATTTGTTAAGTTCTTAACCTCTAATAGAATCTCACCAGTTTGGCAGGTGACCCGCGGATATTGTTCACTAAGTTTTCTGCCTACCATCAACTCAATTATTTTATCTTCATTTACTGCTTGAATCGGATGTTCAGCAATAAACTCACCATCTCTCATAACAGTAACGTCATCACAAATCCGGAATATCTCCTTCAGTCTATGGGATATATAAACAATGCTTCTTCCCTCAGCCTTAAGCTCACTAATTACTTTAAACAAGCTTTCTGTCTCTTTCTCTGTCAAGGCTCCGGTTGGTTCGTCCATGACAATTACCTGCGCATTTAACGAAAGGGCCTTGGCAATTTCAATCATTTGCTGCTTGCCTATGCTTAATTCACTAACAAGAGTCTCAGGTCTTTCGGTAATTCCAAGTCTGTCCATAATTGCCTTTGCAGCTTTAAACAATTTGCTCCACTGTATTTTCCCTATACTGTTCACAGGCTCTCTGCCCAAAAAAATGTTTTCTCCTATAGAAAGATTTGAAAGCAGGTTTAGCTCCTGGTGAATAATTGCTATTCCCATTTTTTGAGCTTCTCTCGTATTTTTAATTTGCACCTGCTCTCCATTTAGAAATATTTCACCTGATGTCTTCTCATAAACACCCGTTAAAATTTTCATTAATGTAGATTTTCCTGCACCATTTTCTCCCACCAGCGCCATGATTTTGCCTTTGTATATATTAAAACCAACGGATTTTAAAGCCTTTACACCTGGGAATTCCTTTGTAATGCCTCTCATTTGGATTATTAAATCACTCACTTGCATCACTCCTTAAAATACAACACCGGATTTCAAAAGGATATTTGCATATGGTGTACATTCTCCGGTACGAATTATTGCTTTTGAATCCTTATTCAGAATCTTAAACTCTTCATGACTGACCTCTGTTATTTTGACCTTATAGCCTTCATTATTTTCAAGCTCTTTGATTCTGCTGATAATACCTTCATATATGACAGTATTTTTTTCTTTTATTTCCTTTGCCAACACAAGCTCTTCTACTCTTTGTTCTGCCAGAACTGCATCCAGTACATCCAAAAAGCTTGGTATCCCCCTGCTCACTGCTAAGTCAATCCTTTTGCAGTTGTCCGGGACGGGTAACCCGCTATCACCTATAACAATACTGTCCCCATGTCCAAGCCTTGAAATAATGTAGGAAACTTCAGAGTTCAACAAGACTCCCTTTTTCATAGAATAACCTCCACTTTGCTAAAAATATTTTTACTTCTGTCTGGCAGTTCTAATAAAAGCCTCTACCTCTTCTCTTAAGGGCAAAGAGCTTTGTGCACCTTCCTTTGTTACAGTTAGAGCACCTACTGCTGTAGCAAAACTTATTGCTTCCTCTAGGGATTTTCCTTCGCTGATTGCTACTGAAAGTGCCCCAATAAAGCTGTCACCGGCAGCAGTAGTATCTATAGCATTAACCTTATATGCCGGATATGCTTTTGAGCCAGACTTGTTTATATGGATGCAGCCCTTGCTTCCTAATGTTACAATCAGCTCTCGCACACCTTTGTTAATGAGTATCTGTGCTGCACTTTCCAGGTCACCTTCTTTATTGACTTGGATTCCGCTAAGCAGCTCAAGCTCTGTATCATTTGGCACCAAAATATCAACGTTTGAAAGGAATTCATCTTCTAGCTCTATGGCTGGTGCAGGATTCAATATTGTCAGCTTACCCATCTGCTTCGCGGTCTTAATTGCAAACTTTACTGTTTCAATTGGAACTTCTAATTGAGCAACTACTACTTCAGAATTCTGAATAACTTCATAGGAAGCTTGCAGATTCTCAATTGACAGCCTATAATTAGCACCGGGTACGACTATTATGCAGTTATTTCCCTTAGCATCTACGGTTATTGAAGCAATACCTGTAGATATGCCAGCTGCTCTTTTAACCATTGCTACATCAACACCATCATTTTGCAAGGCTTCCAAGAGAGTATTGCCCATATCATCACAGCCTACACAGCCTATCATTTTTACCTCTGCTCCAAGCTTTGCTATAGCATCAGCTTGATTGGCACCCTTGCCTCCCGGTATTTGTCTAAAGCTCTTACCCATTATAGTCTCACCTGTTACAGGCATTCTACCTGTATAAGTTACCAAATCCATATTTAAACTTCCAACTACAGCAATCATGTGATCTCCCCTTTATAATAATCCCGTTTTGCAGTCACTTAAACGTTTAACTAACTAGCAAAAAAATTATGTTGATTTTCTTACAATAAGCTCAGTATCTAATATAATTGTTTTTTGCTCAGCTGCTTCTTCTGGTTTTTCTAAAACTTCTATAAGCATTTCAACTGCTTTATAACCCATTTCATAGTTTGGCTGCTTTATTGTTGTAAGTCCCGGTTCAACAACACTGGCCATATAAATATCATCAAAACCGACTATTCCAACATCATTTGGAATATTGCAGCCTTTGCTTTTTAATAATTTGATTACGCTTATTGCAATTAAATCATTACCACAGAAAACCGCATCAAAATCTAAGCCTTCGTCCAAAAGCTGTTTAGCAGCGGTTAAACCCCACTCACTTTTATACTGCCCTGCTCTTATATAGTTTTTATCATATTCGATTCCACTATCCTCCAGAGCTTTTCTATAGCCTGCAAGTCTGTCTTTAGCTGTAGTGGATGTAAGAGCTCCAGTAATAAATGCAATTTTTTTATAACCTTTATCAATAAGATGCTTAACTGCCTTGTAGGCGCCCTCTAAATTGTCAACCAATACTTTCCCTTTAACATTGCTGCTTTCCAAATCTCTATCTATCAATATTACCGGTATGTTTCCTCTGTCTATTGGCGACAGCCCGCTTGTTCGTTTAGCAGAATGCGTAAATACTATCCCGTCAACCATTTTCTCAGCCAGCATATTTATATATTTTTCTTCCTTTTCCAAATCATCATCCGTATTGCAGTATATTATGCTATACCCTGCCTCACTGGCCTTATCTTCAGCACCTCTTGCCAATTCCGGAAAAAATGGGTTGACTATATCAGGTATTACTAAGCCGATAGTTTTAGTCTTCCGAGTAACGAGACTTCTTGCCATTGTGTTTGGTATATAGTTATTTTCTTTTACTACTCTCAAAACCTTTTCTCGAGTTACTGCACTGATGTTGCCATCCTTGTTGTTAAGTATCATTGAAACAGTTGCCGTAGATACTTCAGCCATTCGAGCAATATCCTTAATAGTCAATTTCATAATATCAATCCTTAAAAATAGTTTTAGTTAAACGTTTTATTTAAACGTTTAACTAAATTTTATCATAATTTACTGGATTGTTCAAGTACTCAAAAAAATTAATATATAAACTATCCCAAGCATGGATCGGATGCCCCACATGTCCATAGTATATGAAGCATTTTGACAAAAAAGACCTTCCCATCATTATGACAGGAAGGTTTTCATGAATTATCTTACTTTGGTGGACGAGAGGGGGATCGAACCCCTGACCTCTGCATTTTTTAGAGAAGCTCTAGACATTGAGGATCCGGGGAATCTACAGGTAGACCTTGATTTATTGCTCTTGCCCGACACCCACCCAGACATTGGCTATAGCTTTCACATTCTTTACATGTATTATCAAGCTTAATATCACGAAGTGTTTTCAAAACAGGACTGTTGCACCAAAGCTCTGCAATATCGTCTGTAATAATATTACCAAAAACCATACTGCTCATATATCTGCATGGAATTAAATCACCATTAGGTAAGATGCTCAACTCCGCCCTACCTGCCTGGCAAGTGGGAAATTGATTTGATCCATAGCTTTCTCCTACATATTTCGAATATAACGGATCATGCAATTGTATTTCCATTTCAGGGTATTCACTCTTACATTTATTCACTATTTCAAAAAATTCCAGAAGCTGTTCTTTAGATAATATTAGATTATTGAGGTTTTTTCCTCTCCCCAGCGCCAGAAGTACAGTCAAACTCCAGCTTTTTATATTTCGTGCCTTTAAAAAATTGCACATTACAGGTATATGTTTATAGTTCAAGGCAGTAACCGTAGTACATACCCCTGTAGTTATATCATATTCTCCCAGCAATTCCAAGGCTCCTAAAGCCGTTTCAAATGAATCTTCTAATGGTCTCAAAACTCTATGTAAATCTTTATTCGAGCCCTCTAGACTTATGGATATCCTTTTTATATGTATTTTACTAAAAAATGTAGCCCATTCTTTTGTTATACCCCAACCACTTGAAGTCATTTCAAACCATACATTTTTCTTACTTAAATGTTCCAGAATCTTGTCAATATCAGGGCGGAGCATTGGCTCACCACCATTTATTGTGAACATCAGAGCACCAAAATCTACAATCCTATCTAACGCGGTTATAGCCTGAGCAGTATCCAACTCCTGAAACTTCTTACTTCCCGAGTCAGGCCAGCAATGTTTACAAAACTGATTACATTCGTTAGTAACTCTATAATTAATTCGAATAGGTGCCCTCAAATATCCATCCTTTACCTCAAAACGCGATAAAGCACTCATATTCTGGCCGCTCTATCCTTCATCCAGCACAATGGATCCGGTACCGAAGGAGTTCCAAATTCACCGTAGGATCTTGCTTTACATCCTCCTGTACACATATACTTCCATTCGCATTGTAAGCATTTTCCGCTTACTAATTTTTTGTAGTCCCTATATATATCAAATACAGGTGAATTTGTCCATATATCTGTCAGTGACTGATTATGTATATTACCGGCTTCTTGGTCTATATATGCACAAGGAGTAACCTTGCCATCCGGCCAGATTGCGCAGCCAGTCTTACCTGCTCCACAGCTTGCAAAATTATCTTCACTGAAATCTTCCGTTCTGGTCTGCAAATCCTTATCAAGCATTAGAAGAAGTGGCTCTACGGAGACAAATTCCATTTTCCCCTGAATTTCTTTTTTCTGCTCTAAAAGAAACTCTAATACTTCTTTCCACTGCTCAGGAGAAAGCTTTAAGTCCGAATAATTTCTTTTTCCCCTGCCACACGGCATACAAGCACGCAGTGAATAGCAGTTTACCTTCATATCCAGTGCCATCTTTAGAATTTCTTTTATTTCTACTGAGTTATTTTTTGTTACTGTAGTTGAAACGTTAACCCTTTTTATCCCTGCATTTTTCAGAGTACGTATAGCTTCTACAGCTGTATTAAAAGCCCCTGGGACACCTCTGAAATCATCATGAGTTTCTGAGGATGCTCCGTCAATACTAATCTGTACGGTACTGACTCCTACATCCTTTAATTTCTGTGCCACCTCTTTAGTTATGAGCAAACCGTTTGTAGGCATATTCACTCTGATTTTTGCATCACTGAGCCTATTGATGATATAAAATACATTATCATTTAAAAGGGGCTCTCCTCCTGATAAGATTAAAGAAAATACTTTTGCCTTAATTATTTCATCGATTAATTCATTGGTTTTTTCCAAAGAAAGTTGAGCACTTTTCTGTCCGGGCTTCCATGTAGAGCAGTGCTTACAGCGCAAATTGCAGGTTGAAGTAATCAACCATTCAATCATTGTAGGACTTTTCAAATGCTGCATTTTATTTCCCTCCCTTATTTAGGCAACAGTTATTAATACTTCATCCAAGAAGTATTGTAGCACTTCTTCTGTTTGGGTCTTTGCTTCTTCAAAGTCCAATTCATATTCGTTACACAAATTATTAATTATTTGTTCCACTGATTTATGTCCATCTATCTCGCACCAAATAAATCCAGAGGATTCATTAAGTACATAAGAATCTGAAGCGCCTATTCTATGAAGATATACATCATCACAATTTTCCTTTGCCCTTATTTTTAAAAGCCCACTTAAAGCCATATCATTTAAAGTTTCTATAATATCTGCTTCTTGTTCATCATCCAATTCATATCTTTCGCGCATTTCCTCCATTACTTCCTGAGTAGAATGGCCTGTCCCACAAATATTCCAGAGCTCCGCAGCAGTTTGATTGAGATGGTATACTGATCGGTCAGAAGGATTAATGAGTAATACATCTTCTCCCTCTTCTCGGAACAGTACGTCAGTATTCTGTATTAACTCCGGATGCTTTTTGGTTTCTATTTCACCACTAATCTGAGGAATATTACCAATATGCATAATTCAACCTCTTTTCAAATATATTTAGTACTTAAATCATATACCCTTTAAGTTAACTAGTTGTGCTAGGTTTTCATAATATATTACCTAACTCAAGAGATTAATTTATATAATAATGAGCCGAGTCTGAAAAACATTATCTAGTTATTCCAGACTCATGCATGGTATGCAAGCTACTTTTCTTACCTTCGGAGATACAAATTTACTCTTCTTTTCCTTTGCCATTATGTTCACCTCCTTTAGGAGAGTATAGAGGACTTTCCTTCTGAAATCTGCGCTCAATACTTGGTTGAGTTTTCAGACTCTAGCTCATTATTTCAATTTTACTGTCCTTATCAGACTTTACTTTAGCTTCTTTTAAGAAAAGTGAAACTATAACTGCATAAAGTATCCCACCGATTGCTGCTAGAATAATTGGTATATCGTATCCTGCACGGTCAATAATAAATCCGCCTATAAGCGGTGCCGGAACTACCGCAAAAGTTGTTAATGCTGTAAATATGCCATATACTTGTCCACATTTGTTTTTAGGTACAGCGTCTCCTACAATGGCTTCAAAAGCTGGTATTCCCAGTCCTAACATTACACCCCACAGTATAAAAGCTACAATAAAATGCCATTGAACAGCTGCTGCAAGTAATACTAAAGATACTAATAAAGATGTAATGCCATTTCCAATTAACATTTTCTTTCTACCAATCTTATCCGTCATGCTTCCTGCAATCCATGAAGTCAGAATAAAACTTACTTGCATTATTGCATAAAAGAATCCTAAGCTAGCCGTGGAATTGAGTTTTGTTTTAACATACACAGATAGAAATGGCGAAAAAATACCATTAAAGAAACTTATCATTACCTCTGCCACGAGAAGTGCCGCTAATGGAGCTAATGTCTTGCGCACATCAGAGTTTTTTGTAAAGCTTTTTGATATGGTATTAAATATAGTTGTGCGGCTAAACTTTACATTTTGTTGTTCTTCCTCAAATATTCTTGTAGTTAGTAGGAGTATTATCACAAGGAGTACGCCACGTATTCCAAATGTCAGCTTTGTAGACAAACCAACTACAATGATTGCAGAAATAAGCGGACCGATTATCTTTCCGATACCCTGAATAGAATTTAAGCTTCCAAAAACTGCTCCTCGGTACTCCTCCTGAGTTTCTGATACTATCAATGCGCTTTGAGGGGTTTTTCGCACTATAGTTGCAAAATTAAGAATTATAAAGCCTGGAATAAGTTGAATCCAATTATTGCTCAGCACGATAATTAATATAGATAAGACTTCCAGTGCAGTACACCAAATTAATACTTTTTTTCTGCCTTTTTTGTCAGAAATTATACCCACTATTAGGGGAAAGATAATAGTAATAGCTGTGCTCAAGCTGTTCATAAACCCAAAAGCAAGCATATTACCCCCAAGCTCAGTTACATATATGGGTAGATAAGGCCTCGTCATCGCCTCACACATAGCCCAGATAAATAAAATAATGGATAATATAAATAGGTTTTTACTTTTAATAAGCTGATGCAACTTGTAGTCCTCCTATCCAAACTAGTTTTTTAACATACGCATCGCATTATTTATTTTTTGAAATCCGAATTTTTCATAAAAAGTATCTTTTTCTTCTGTATATGTAAGATAAATAGTAGTATGTTTAAACTTCTCCATAAGTAATGTAACCAGTTGTTTCCCTATTCCTTTGCCTTGAAGCTCCGGTACTACAATCACATCATATATTCCGGTATAACAATAGTCATCCGAAATAGCTCTAGCAAAGCCTACCAAATCTTCTCCATTATATGCCAATATATAATAGGAACCTTTAAACGCCTTACATATCGTATTTATATCCCTTTTCCATCCTACACTAGAAAATATACTTACAATTTTCTCAGCATCCAATTCTCCATTTTCAATATAATTTATTTTCATATTAGACTATACCCCCTTATGAACATGCCAGCACAATGGGTCTGGCAACTTCATATCCTGATTTAATTTATAAAGTCGTGCTTTACATCCTCCCAAACAGTTTGATATATGCTCACATTTGCTACATGTTTCTCCATTTCTCAGACTTCTTATTTGTTTTAAACCTTCTGAGTCTTTCCAAATATCATGCAGCGCGCGTTCCTTTATATTGCCACATGAAACTTTAAGTCTCGTACAAGGATAAACTGTACCATCTGTCTCAATATGAAGCATCGACCTTCCTGCTGGACAGGAAGGAAAGAAGGTTGGACCATAGTCTTGTCCAGTAATTTTTGATGCCAGAGGGTCCTGAATAATAACAGGCTTTCCCATATTGAATGCATTTATCAAAGTGTATGCATCTAATACCGTCTCGGAGCTTATTCCATCTGTGTTTATTTCAGGAGGAGAAAAAGAGAGCTTCTCTACGTTGATATCTTTCAATATCGCAAGAATAGAATCCAGTTCTGTGAGAACGCCACTGTTTAGAGGTACAACTATACTGGTTTTTATTCCCCCATCCACACATAGTTTTACGCTGTTTTTCAGTTCCTGAAGCTTATTCTGTATATCTTCTAAACTTGTAATTCGTAAAACTAATGCCATAGTATCTAAACCAGACTCTCTTAGTCTATCTAACAAATTCTCTGTAAAATTTGTATTCTGCACTGATAAAATTTTGTGAATTTTACAATCCAGCAATTTTATGAATTCAAATATTAATGGGTAAGCATTGGGATCATATATTTGCATAGTTATTATGTTTACCCTCATAAGCTTCATACTATTGCAAATATCTTGGATATATTGAGATTCTATATTATTTTGGGAATCTGATAATCTAATGGATACTCTTAAGGGACCACTTAAATTTTCAAAAAGCATTTTATGTACCCCACTTTTTAAAAAATAGTTTATTACATTAAGTGATTTCATAGAATTGACACAATATCTTGATTAGGAAACAATCTATCGTAATATTAAAATTTTATTTTGTATACATATTATTACATATGTGGTAATAATATGTATATACATTTCATTTGGCAAATTCCGACATGAAGGTCGGTAAGATTGCCAAGGACTTTCAAGCACACTTAAACCAGATAAATCGGTATCAAATGCGTGGAGTACATTATTTGCACCGGTTGTGTGAGAAACTGGAGTTGGTTAAATAAAAAAACCTTCCCATCATCATGATAGGAAGGTCTTCCTCAATTATCTTACTTTGGTGGACGATAGGGGGATCGAACCCCTGACCTCTGCATTGCGAACGCAGCGCTCTCCCAGCTGAGCTAATCGCCCTTTATATTTATAGTATAAAACTATAACAGTTCAAGTCAACCACTATTTTTGCAGACGTGGATTTGGAGATATGACTGCTAGAATTTCATGATTCCTGTGGAGCTTAAGAATACCAGGATTATTATTATTGGTACTACATATTTTATTAGGAACGCCCAGACATTCTTTAATCTAAAGTCTATCTTTCCATTGTTTGTAGCTTCCTTTATGGCTTCATCTATACCAAACCTTCTTGACACAAATATGCACATCATGAAGGCTCCGAATGGCATCATTATATATGAAGCTAAAAAGTCTGCCGCGCTTAAGAAGTCAAGTCCGCCTATCTTAAACCAGGAGAAAACCCCCTGGCCAAGGGACGATGGGATTCCTACCAGGAATATGATGGCTCCTGCCCAAATTGCTGATTTTAACCTATCCTTTTTAAAGTGATCTACCAGAAAGGATACATTAACCTCTAGCATTGAGATTGATGACGTCAAGGCAGCGAATAACATCAATACAAAGAACAAAAATCCAAACAGTGCCCCTAAAGGCATCTGCGAAAAAACATGGGGCATGGTAATAAACAGCAGCGGAGGTCCTGCAGCAGGATCAAGGCCAAAGGCAAATACTGCCGGAATAACTATCATTCCTGCCAGGAATGCGGCCATAAAGTCCATTGCGGGTACTATTGCAGACATCTTCGGTATATTTTCATCCGAAGATAGATAGCTTGCATAAGTCATGGTGCATCCGGCGCCGATATTCAAGCTAAAGAATATCTGACCCATTGCCATTAGGAAGGTTAAACCTGTGAGCTTTGAAAAATCAGGTGTCAGATAGTATGCAATACCCTTCATGGCTCCCGGCAGTGTAACTGCTCTTGCTACTAAAACCAGGAACAATATAAATAGGGCAGGCATCATAATCTTACTGGCTTTTTCTATACCACCGGATATTCCTTTGACAACTATGAAAATTGTGGCTGCCATGAAAAGGGCGTGCCAGAAGAGAGGTGTAATCGGGTTTGTGATAAACCCCCCAAAATAAGCAGGTATATCTCCCTTTATTCCTCCTGTTATATACTTGAACATGTAATTAGTTATCCAGCCGCCAACTACGCTGTAGTATGAAAGCACTATAAAGTTTACAGATACAGCTACAAACCCTACAAACTTCCACCATTTGCTTCCATTGGAGAGCTTGGCGTAGGTGCCTACAG includes:
- the rbsC gene encoding ribose ABC transporter permease — translated: MKTYLKDFLIKNKSLVLLVVSCIVIAFLNPRFLTVSNILNILRQTSINSIIAAGMTFVILTGGIDLSVGSTLAISGAAAAAMIAQGTNVYLAFIAALAVGAGIGAFNGLIISKGKIQPFIATLGVMTLIRGYTLVFTSGKPISAGSSANAAAFANIGAGYFLGIPLPIYIMAFVFGLAYYILRHTRTGRYVYSLGCNEEATIYSGINTDRIKILIYTISGFLAALAGIIITARLSSAQPQAGSGYELDAIAAVVLGGTSLAGGIGGIFGTIIGALIIGVLNNALNLMDVSSYYQLLLKGLVILIAVLLDRKQKR
- a CDS encoding ATP-binding cassette domain-containing protein; protein product: MQVSDLIIQMRGITKEFPGVKALKSVGFNIYKGKIMALVGENGAGKSTLMKILTGVYEKTSGEIFLNGEQVQIKNTREAQKMGIAIIHQELNLLSNLSIGENIFLGREPVNSIGKIQWSKLFKAAKAIMDRLGITERPETLVSELSIGKQQMIEIAKALSLNAQVIVMDEPTGALTEKETESLFKVISELKAEGRSIVYISHRLKEIFRICDDVTVMRDGEFIAEHPIQAVNEDKIIELMVGRKLSEQYPRVTCQTGEILLEVKNLTNSYVKDISFSLRSGEIVGLAGLMGSGRTELARTIYGVLDEDSGEIIVQGKAVHIKSPGQAIKNGISYVSEDRKGNGVVLGLNIKENISLSVLQKLSGMFGIIDKKKEEAAALESIKGMSIKTSGVKQLVKNLSGGNQQKVSLSKSLMTSPKILILDEPTRGVDVGAKKEIYDIINQFKKAGMSILMISSEIPEILGMSDRVMVMHEGRITGCLEHENANQESIMRLAVGHREVEM
- the rbsD gene encoding D-ribose pyranase is translated as MKKGVLLNSEVSYIISRLGHGDSIVIGDSGLPVPDNCKRIDLAVSRGIPSFLDVLDAVLAEQRVEELVLAKEIKEKNTVIYEGIISRIKELENNEGYKVKITEVSHEEFKILNKDSKAIIRTGECTPYANILLKSGVVF
- the rbsK gene encoding ribokinase, which codes for MIAVVGSLNMDLVTYTGRMPVTGETIMGKSFRQIPGGKGANQADAIAKLGAEVKMIGCVGCDDMGNTLLEALQNDGVDVAMVKRAAGISTGIASITVDAKGNNCIIVVPGANYRLSIENLQASYEVIQNSEVVVAQLEVPIETVKFAIKTAKQMGKLTILNPAPAIELEDEFLSNVDILVPNDTELELLSGIQVNKEGDLESAAQILINKGVRELIVTLGSKGCIHINKSGSKAYPAYKVNAIDTTAAGDSFIGALSVAISEGKSLEEAISFATAVGALTVTKEGAQSSLPLREEVEAFIRTARQK
- a CDS encoding LacI family DNA-binding transcriptional regulator, which encodes MKLTIKDIARMAEVSTATVSMILNNKDGNISAVTREKVLRVVKENNYIPNTMARSLVTRKTKTIGLVIPDIVNPFFPELARGAEDKASEAGYSIIYCNTDDDLEKEEKYINMLAEKMVDGIVFTHSAKRTSGLSPIDRGNIPVILIDRDLESSNVKGKVLVDNLEGAYKAVKHLIDKGYKKIAFITGALTSTTAKDRLAGYRKALEDSGIEYDKNYIRAGQYKSEWGLTAAKQLLDEGLDFDAVFCGNDLIAISVIKLLKSKGCNIPNDVGIVGFDDIYMASVVEPGLTTIKQPNYEMGYKAVEMLIEVLEKPEEAAEQKTIILDTELIVRKST
- a CDS encoding radical SAM protein, which encodes MSALSRFEVKDGYLRAPIRINYRVTNECNQFCKHCWPDSGSKKFQELDTAQAITALDRIVDFGALMFTINGGEPMLRPDIDKILEHLSKKNVWFEMTSSGWGITKEWATFFSKIHIKRISISLEGSNKDLHRVLRPLEDSFETALGALELLGEYDITTGVCTTVTALNYKHIPVMCNFLKARNIKSWSLTVLLALGRGKNLNNLILSKEQLLEFFEIVNKCKSEYPEMEIQLHDPLYSKYVGESYGSNQFPTCQAGRAELSILPNGDLIPCRYMSSMVFGNIITDDIAELWCNSPVLKTLRDIKLDNTCKECESYSQCLGGCRARAINQGLPVDSPDPQCLELL
- a CDS encoding radical SAM protein, translating into MQHLKSPTMIEWLITSTCNLRCKHCSTWKPGQKSAQLSLEKTNELIDEIIKAKVFSLILSGGEPLLNDNVFYIINRLSDAKIRVNMPTNGLLITKEVAQKLKDVGVSTVQISIDGASSETHDDFRGVPGAFNTAVEAIRTLKNAGIKRVNVSTTVTKNNSVEIKEILKMALDMKVNCYSLRACMPCGRGKRNYSDLKLSPEQWKEVLEFLLEQKKEIQGKMEFVSVEPLLLMLDKDLQTRTEDFSEDNFASCGAGKTGCAIWPDGKVTPCAYIDQEAGNIHNQSLTDIWTNSPVFDIYRDYKKLVSGKCLQCEWKYMCTGGCKARSYGEFGTPSVPDPLCWMKDRAARI
- a CDS encoding PqqD family protein, with protein sequence MHIGNIPQISGEIETKKHPELIQNTDVLFREEGEDVLLINPSDRSVYHLNQTAAELWNICGTGHSTQEVMEEMRERYELDDEQEADIIETLNDMALSGLLKIRAKENCDDVYLHRIGASDSYVLNESSGFIWCEIDGHKSVEQIINNLCNEYELDFEEAKTQTEEVLQYFLDEVLITVA
- a CDS encoding MFS transporter, with the translated sequence MHQLIKSKNLFILSIILFIWAMCEAMTRPYLPIYVTELGGNMLAFGFMNSLSTAITIIFPLIVGIISDKKGRKKVLIWCTALEVLSILIIVLSNNWIQLIPGFIILNFATIVRKTPQSALIVSETQEEYRGAVFGSLNSIQGIGKIIGPLISAIIVVGLSTKLTFGIRGVLLVIILLLTTRIFEEEQQNVKFSRTTIFNTISKSFTKNSDVRKTLAPLAALLVAEVMISFFNGIFSPFLSVYVKTKLNSTASLGFFYAIMQVSFILTSWIAGSMTDKIGRKKMLIGNGITSLLVSLVLLAAAVQWHFIVAFILWGVMLGLGIPAFEAIVGDAVPKNKCGQVYGIFTALTTFAVVPAPLIGGFIIDRAGYDIPIILAAIGGILYAVIVSLFLKEAKVKSDKDSKIEIMS